From the Ilumatobacteraceae bacterium genome, the window AGGTCGAACAGGCGCTTGAGCCGCAACTGGTGCGACGCCATCGCGTGGGTCCGCATCCGGGTGAACGGCATCCCGGCGATCTCGCGTACCGACTGGAGGCCGAGCAGGGTCTCCCTGGCGCTCACGCGCTGGTGGACGCCGACGCCTTCACGGTCGAGCGCGGTGAGCGGCTCGGGGAAGGCCGACGAGAACGCCGACAGGTCGAGCAGCAGGACGTCGGTCGCGGTCGTACCGTGGACGCGGTCGAACAGCTCGGTCGTGTGTTCGGCCGTGCCGACGACGACGGCGTGCGAGGCACCGGCGAAATGCCGCTGCGCCAACTCGACCGCCACGCCGTGGCCGACGAGGAGCACCCGTGAGGGGCCCATCCGACGATTCGCGAAGTAGCGGCTGATCGTGCGGTTGGCGGTGAGCCACACCGACGCGACGATCAGGAGCACCCCGAGGTTGAGACGGGGCATGAGGTATCGATCGGTGAGGACCGCGGCGAGACCGTCGATCGCCACGGCGATGCCCGTCGCGACGGCGATACGGGGGAGCCACGGTCGGTAGCCGAGGCGGGGTTCGCGCTCGTACAGGCCGGCGAAGTAGTTGACCAGCAGGTGGATCGCGGTCGCGAGGCCGAACCCGATCCAGTAGTGGCTCCGGGGATACGTCGGCCAGGTCCAACCGAACCGGACGAGATTGATGACCACCATCGACGCGAACAGGCTGACCGCGTCGAGCACGAAGAGGAACCGGAAACCACGATCCCACATCCAGCCGAGCGGTCGGCCGGCACGGCCGATGGCGCGCTCGATCGCCTCGGGGAACGGCTGCACCTCGGCAGTCTCGGGCTCGAGTCCCGGCGGTCGGGTCATCTCACGCATGGGCGATCACCTCGCAGCGTACTCCTGGTCGGCGTTCGAACGCCGTAGCCTCGGTGTTATGAACGACCGGGTGGACGCCGCGGCGATCGAACGCCGGCTCGACGAGTTGGAGCGTGAATCGCAGGAGCGCCGCGCCGAACTCCGTGCGTTGGCGGCCGAACTGCCGGCGGCCACGAGTCGCCGGGCGTACCTGCGTTCGATGGTCACCGGCGTGATCGATGCCCCCGACAAGCCCCAGGTGGCCAAGCGCGTGGCGTCGAAGGTCGCACGCACCCCTGCTGACCTGGTGCGACGCCTCCGGGCTCGCTGACATGGCCGACGTCGCCGTGCGGGATCTCAACGTGTACGTCGCCCCGCGCGGCAACGCGTTCATGACCGACATCGCCCGCTGGATCACCGAAGCGGGAGCGCTCACGGGCCGCACGGCCCGGCTGGTCGACGACGGTTCGACCCCCCACGACTCCGACGCGATCAACCTCGTGGTGGCGCCGCACGAGTTCTACCTGCTCGGGGGCGACGACGACGCCACCATCGACCGCTCGGCCCGCCTGAGCGTTCCTGTGTGCACCGAGCAGCCCGGGACGCGCTGGTTCGACATCGGTCTCGTCACGGCTGCGGCGGGTCGGATGGCGCTCGACATCAACACGCACGGGGTGGCCGCACTGCAGGCTGCCGGTGTCGATGCGGCGCACCTCCGGCTCGGCGGCGTCCCGTCGATGGTCGCCCCGAACGTCGAGCGCGACATCGACGTGGTGCTCCTCGGCGGCAAGACCGAGCGGCGGGCGGCCCGCCTGGCGGCCATGGCGCCGGGACTGTGGCAGCACCATTGCGACCTGCGGCTGTTCTCGTTCTCCAAGCCGGTACGGCCCGACACGCCCGGGCTCGTGTTCGGCGACGACAAGTACCGCCTGCTCGCCCGCAGCCGCATCCTGCTCAACATCCACCGCGACGATCAGCGCCCGGGCTACTTCGAGTGGGCCCGCATGATCGAGGCGATGGCGAACGGCTGCTGCATCGTCACCGAGCCCGTCACCGGGTTCGAGCCGTTCGTCGAGGGCCGCGACTTCATCGCCACCGACGATCTCGAAGGTGCCGTGGCCGAACTGTTGGCCGACGACGCCCGTTGCCGGGAGATCGGCGAAGCGGCCCGTCGCGCAGCGATCGAGATGCACCCGCTGGAAGCCTCGATCGCCCCGTTGCTCGACCGACTCGATCGGCTTCCCGCACCGGAACCCGCGCCGCGTCGGACGCCGAAGTACCGGCAGCGGATGGTCGCCGCCGAGCAGCGGCCGCTGCTGCCCGTGTTCCGGCCGAACCGCGCGATCCGGACGAAGTTGTACCGAGCGCTGATCGCCGAGACCAACCTGCAGCGGCGGATCGAGCGGGCCCGATCGCTGCTCGTGTACGGCGTCGACGACCACACCGAGATCGTCGAGTCCGAGGCGTACGGCACCGCGTCTCCCCAGGTCAGCGTGGTCGTGACCTTGTACAACTACGCACACCTGGTGTTGGAGACACTCGACTCGATCGCGGCGAGTGTCGGCGTCGATCTCGAGGTGATCGTCGTCGACGACCACTCGTCCGACGACGGCCGCGTCGTCGTCGAGCGGTTCATCGGCGAGCATCCCGATCTGCCGGTGCTGCTGCTCGGCAGTGATATCAACCGTGGGTTGCCGGCCGCCCGCAACCTCGGGTTCGCTCACGCCCGTGCCGACCGGGTCATGGTGATGGACGCCGACAACCTGGTCTACCCGAACGCCATCGCGCGGCTGTCGCAGGCGCTCGACGACGACCCCGATGCCGCGTTCGCGTACTCGTCGCTCGAGGAGTTCGGTGTCGAACCCGGTGTGCGGAGCGCCATGGCGTTCAGCGTCGAGCGACTCTGCGCCGGCAACTACATCGATGCCCAGGCGATGATCCGGCTCGACGCCTGGGCCCGCCACGGCGGCTACCGCACGGGTGACGAGATGATCTTCGGCTGGGAGGACTGGGAGCTGTGGCTGAGGATCGCCGCGGCCGGCGAGCACGGCGTCCACGTCGCCCAGCTGCTCGGTCGATACCGGACCCAGGCGGAGTCGATGCTCAGCACCACGAACCTGGTCGCGGACCAGATGATGGAACACCTCCAGGCCGTTCATCCCGGTCTGCCGTGGTCGATCGACTGACGATCCCCGCCGGTTGGGCCGCGAGCCGCACTACGCTCCCGATCCATGTCTTCGGCGAGTGAACTGATCGCGCGCCGCGAGCTCCTCTGGAACCTCACGCTGCGGGAACTCCGCGGCCGGTACAAGCGCAGCTTGCTCGGATGGGGCTGGTCGCTGCTCAACCCGATCGCGTTCATGCTGGTCTACACGTTCGCCTTCTCGATCGTGATCGGCGCCAACCCCGACCCCGGCGTCCCCAGCGGGAACTCGTCGTACGCATTCTTCCTGCTCTGCGGGCTGCTGCCGTGGTCGTTCTTCAACGTGTCGGTCGGTGAGGCGATGGGCAGCATCGTCAGCAACGGCGCACTCGTCCGCAAGGTCGCCTTCCCCCGTGAACACCTCGTCGTCGCCACGATCCTCGCCGGGATGTTCACGCTGGCGATCGAGCTCACCGTGCTCAGCAT encodes:
- a CDS encoding glycosyltransferase, which produces MADVAVRDLNVYVAPRGNAFMTDIARWITEAGALTGRTARLVDDGSTPHDSDAINLVVAPHEFYLLGGDDDATIDRSARLSVPVCTEQPGTRWFDIGLVTAAAGRMALDINTHGVAALQAAGVDAAHLRLGGVPSMVAPNVERDIDVVLLGGKTERRAARLAAMAPGLWQHHCDLRLFSFSKPVRPDTPGLVFGDDKYRLLARSRILLNIHRDDQRPGYFEWARMIEAMANGCCIVTEPVTGFEPFVEGRDFIATDDLEGAVAELLADDARCREIGEAARRAAIEMHPLEASIAPLLDRLDRLPAPEPAPRRTPKYRQRMVAAEQRPLLPVFRPNRAIRTKLYRALIAETNLQRRIERARSLLVYGVDDHTEIVESEAYGTASPQVSVVVTLYNYAHLVLETLDSIAASVGVDLEVIVVDDHSSDDGRVVVERFIGEHPDLPVLLLGSDINRGLPAARNLGFAHARADRVMVMDADNLVYPNAIARLSQALDDDPDAAFAYSSLEEFGVEPGVRSAMAFSVERLCAGNYIDAQAMIRLDAWARHGGYRTGDEMIFGWEDWELWLRIAAAGEHGVHVAQLLGRYRTQAESMLSTTNLVADQMMEHLQAVHPGLPWSID
- a CDS encoding exopolysaccharide biosynthesis polyprenyl glycosylphosphotransferase, giving the protein MREMTRPPGLEPETAEVQPFPEAIERAIGRAGRPLGWMWDRGFRFLFVLDAVSLFASMVVINLVRFGWTWPTYPRSHYWIGFGLATAIHLLVNYFAGLYEREPRLGYRPWLPRIAVATGIAVAIDGLAAVLTDRYLMPRLNLGVLLIVASVWLTANRTISRYFANRRMGPSRVLLVGHGVAVELAQRHFAGASHAVVVGTAEHTTELFDRVHGTTATDVLLLDLSAFSSAFPEPLTALDREGVGVHQRVSARETLLGLQSVREIAGMPFTRMRTHAMASHQLRLKRLFDLVVTITIAPIVLPLLGLLALYVRVVAGGPVFFRQTRVGLRGRRFEVIKFRTMVPDAEENGAQYSSSGDPRVVPALRWMRSTRADELPQIWNVLRGEMSLVGPRPERPEMILTIEQDVAGYARRHELPPGITGFAQINGRYETDAAFKLGYDLQYLVNWSIVLDIQILLRTVWVVLSRRV